The genomic window AGAAGGCTGTAAACGCACCTCGGCGACCTCCCCACCATGAAGCCCAATCCCTTGTCTTGAGACAGCTCCGCCTAGGGTCCAAGCACGGTCATAACTCGTAGGCCAAAAAGCCACTAGAACTTCCAGCCAACCCCGAGATTAAAGCGCCACTCATCGGTGAAATCCTGTGTTGCAACCTCAAGGCGCAATGGCCCTACTGGAGTGGTAACAATCAGACCAGAACCTAGCGAGAAACCAGAACCAGGCTTGTCGAGAAGTTTGCCTGGCTTACCAGGAACATTCTCTTGGGAGCCTAAATCAGTACCGCCATCAACGAAAACCTCACCAGAGACGATATTCCAAATCGGGAATCGATATTCAATCGTCGCTTCAACAAAGCTTCGGCCCACAGATAAATCACAATCACTCCAACCTCTTACGGAATTAGATCCACCAAGACAGAAAGCCTCATAAGGAGGCAGATCACCTAAAACCGTGCCTGCCTTAACCTGAAAAGCAAGGGCCTGAGGACAATTTTCCTGTTCCCCTGGCTTAGGACGACAGCCCTTGGCAAGTTTCAACCAATTAACTGGAATGAAATGTGTATAGCTAGTCCGAAGACGGTTAAAGGTCGGTGAATGCTCCCCGACAGATACAAATTGCTCAGTACCAAAACTAAAGAAGTTGCCAGAAGTTGGATTACGAGGGTCATTCAAATTATTATAAGTAGCCGCGACTCTTACACCAAGAAGGTTGTTTTCATCTGCACAATCAAAAGCGATACAAATCACATCGTCATCAGGCACGCGGCCATCCTCAATGTCATCATTTGCCACACCATAAGGACGGCTATCGCCAGAGAAGTTGATCGGCCTGACCTTCTGAATATTCAAGCCAGCCAAGACATTCCACGGTGCTTTCTTGTATGGATCACCACCATTAAGAGGTCTTGCAAAAATTATATTTCCACCAATTCTTTGCAAAGCAACAGAATTCCCTTCATAGTCAAACCAACTAGCATTTGAGTCTGCGTTCTCTGCATCAGAAACTGAATCAAATTTCCTTCCCGCAGGGTTATCATTTTCATCTATATCATATGCGTAACTAGAGCCACCATCATAGTAATCTTTAAGGGTGCGAATATTGCCATTATTTTGGCTCTGAAAAACTTGAGGCACCTCACGACTTAAAAATATAGAGGTCCGGAATGAGGTGCGGTGAGCATCACCCTTAATCCATGGATCCGTAAATGAAATGCTTCCTAAGCCTCCATACTGACCATAAGTAATGTTCAATGCCATATTCCAGGCACGACCAAGAAGATTGCTGTCCTGAAGTTGTATCTGGCCAAAGACACCCTGACTCTGGCTATAACCCAGGCCACCTGACAACGAACCGGTGGACTGCTCAACAATGCCAAGAATGATTGTCACATTGCCAGGTTCACCAGCAACCGGTTTCAGGGTGACTTTGACATCACTGAAAAGAGATGTGCCATATAGGCGCTTAATATCTGCCTCAAGCTGATTTCGATTAAATACTTCGCCAGGCTTGATTGATATCTCTCGTGTAATCACCCAGGGCTTGGTCTTGCCATTAATCGGCTCACCCTTCTCATCGGTGGAATCACCTTCCTTATTTAGGAACTGCACTTCCACCCCTGCAACCGTGCCCTGGGTCACCTTGAGCTGCACCACTCCCTCTGGAGAAACGCGCGTAGGGCCGGTGACCCGAGCCAGGGAATAGCCC from Prochlorococcus marinus str. MIT 9313 includes these protein-coding regions:
- a CDS encoding BamA/TamA family outer membrane protein encodes the protein MASFLSSGPSDALRRGAFGLVLALPLLAAPARAQTPEQDTQPPAAEILVNDDVQVEEVATPEGVAEESLGIEQIQVTPAEQQELPLNASEQLSEEPRVLITEVIIEGIAGHPEQERVELAAYDAMVVRPGSRVTRDELKRDLDAIYATGWFSDVRIEPSDGPLGVQLVVQVQPNPLLTKVELDPPDVGLSESVIEETFLPDYGRTLNLNELQARMKELQQWYANEGYSLARVTGPTRVSPEGVVQLKVTQGTVAGVEVQFLNKEGDSTDEKGEPINGKTKPWVITREISIKPGEVFNRNQLEADIKRLYGTSLFSDVKVTLKPVAGEPGNVTIILGIVEQSTGSLSGGLGYSQSQGVFGQIQLQDSNLLGRAWNMALNITYGQYGGLGSISFTDPWIKGDAHRTSFRTSIFLSREVPQVFQSQNNGNIRTLKDYYDGGSSYAYDIDENDNPAGRKFDSVSDAENADSNASWFDYEGNSVALQRIGGNIIFARPLNGGDPYKKAPWNVLAGLNIQKVRPINFSGDSRPYGVANDDIEDGRVPDDDVICIAFDCADENNLLGVRVAATYNNLNDPRNPTSGNFFSFGTEQFVSVGEHSPTFNRLRTSYTHFIPVNWLKLAKGCRPKPGEQENCPQALAFQVKAGTVLGDLPPYEAFCLGGSNSVRGWSDCDLSVGRSFVEATIEYRFPIWNIVSGEVFVDGGTDLGSQENVPGKPGKLLDKPGSGFSLGSGLIVTTPVGPLRLEVATQDFTDEWRFNLGVGWKF